Proteins encoded within one genomic window of Microbacterium sp. zg-B185:
- a CDS encoding class I SAM-dependent methyltransferase encodes MPDGMHFEGHAEVYGEARPPYPVELWNTVRDLGVLEPGCSAVDLGAGTGQATGPLLAAGMRVTAVEPGPRLAARMRTAYPAATVIQERAETVRLPDRSFDLAVAATSIHWMDLDLVLPRVHRWLRPSGLLLVWRNVFGDPAATLTPFRQRIAQIVAERDAPPRPGNAEDLAEAALALTRTGLFSLESTHTYRWSMELDQRQVHRLFTTFSDWSPEEVERAAAAVADLGGRVVENYASWLIVTRRQERPAQ; translated from the coding sequence ATGCCGGACGGGATGCATTTCGAGGGGCACGCTGAGGTGTACGGGGAAGCCCGGCCGCCGTATCCGGTGGAGTTGTGGAATACGGTGCGCGACCTGGGCGTGCTCGAGCCGGGATGCAGTGCCGTTGATCTCGGTGCGGGCACTGGGCAGGCGACCGGACCGTTGCTGGCGGCGGGGATGCGTGTCACGGCTGTGGAACCGGGGCCGCGGCTCGCCGCACGCATGAGAACGGCTTATCCCGCGGCGACCGTCATACAGGAGCGGGCCGAGACGGTGAGGTTGCCCGACCGATCCTTCGACCTGGCGGTTGCCGCGACCTCCATCCATTGGATGGATCTGGACCTCGTTCTCCCGAGGGTCCACCGCTGGCTTCGTCCGAGCGGTCTGCTCCTGGTGTGGCGGAACGTCTTCGGCGACCCAGCCGCCACCTTGACGCCATTCCGTCAGCGGATCGCGCAGATCGTGGCGGAGCGGGATGCACCTCCCCGCCCCGGCAACGCCGAGGACCTCGCGGAAGCAGCGCTCGCGCTCACCCGCACGGGTCTGTTCTCACTAGAGTCCACCCACACATATCGATGGAGCATGGAACTGGATCAACGTCAGGTCCACCGCCTCTTCACCACATTCAGCGATTGGTCCCCCGAGGAGGTGGAGCGTGCAGCCGCCGCTGTGGCTGACCTCGGCGGACGGGTCGTAGAGAACTACGCCTCGTGGTTGATCGTCACGCGACGGCAAGAGCGCCCGGCGCAATAG
- a CDS encoding LuxR family transcriptional regulator: MVAGARYRSDSVLVGRDRELALLRAALEERESAVSSTVIVEGEPGIGKTTLVSAAVVDLCSTAEDALVLRGACLPLASITVPFIGIRSAVRGLAQTPIDDDFLPCPPDLDGAPTRVPVLFDEWIDRITARRRVVITIDDLQWADDDTLDALMYLAAGPDRRPLTLVGTVRSPDGAHERPIDRWLAELYRMPRVEVLHLANLTREDTAEQISALLAWPADQSLVEDVYDKTRGHPYLTELTVANVPPGATHLPRDLPSTLRSAVLDAVRQLPSEAQVVMLVLAIAGRPLDLPALARVIAGGGFAVPQADADLGSLIDESLRAGVIVEQSVGFWFRHPLTAELIESGLSLSDRHRLHTVLSQFEETVTPTSGAELDHALRIADHHYRSGVVERAYASAVETSESARDAGAYPQELLLLLRALEIGPTIGLNALPRYELLCCARRAAQDAGASDDELTIIDEILTSEELPSLVRAEFLMRRMRLRAITQRESPPVTQCEAILAMTGSHPSSWQHARALSMWVDTKLETGFPLELATLERASESALAIARSAGDAQTLACALVTEGRVRFALGDRAAAAEAYTAAIPVALTSREWIAFNSATGGLTDANGVWWSAASARMMRARRHDLIVAGAPHVYVAWLAGSESIAWLFVGEWQECAEVLRFVAGRDPGPYSDAAARLTAARLAGLQGDQAAAEAHVARIEELSETHHRFWLMGLDTIRAEVRLAAHDPEGAFLAAMAGLHREEMPDLAEWLPPVAARALADLAEIERDRGQSSAAALDRLDRLLEAHPRIEFGPPRDQRPAATRQDEGLEQSLMVALTMLYASEVARARRSADEHRAWSGAVDALAEAQLPWEEAYACQRLAESLLRGAGGARRLGGARTAIGRGLALADRLHAAPVAASLRRLATLAHIHVEVSSGPVPPTPSPPGVTHPRLQSLTVREREVLAHIVAGETYAETAAALYISEKTVSSHVSHLLAKTGTSNRVELALLAVPPAT, encoded by the coding sequence ATGGTGGCCGGTGCACGCTACCGAAGCGACTCCGTTCTGGTCGGACGCGACCGAGAGCTCGCGCTACTGCGCGCAGCGCTCGAAGAACGGGAAAGTGCCGTCTCATCCACTGTGATCGTCGAGGGCGAACCCGGCATAGGAAAGACCACTCTCGTTTCGGCCGCAGTAGTAGATCTCTGCAGCACCGCAGAGGATGCGCTGGTGCTCCGAGGAGCATGTCTGCCCCTCGCCTCGATCACGGTGCCGTTCATCGGAATCCGCTCGGCCGTTCGCGGTCTGGCACAGACGCCCATCGACGACGATTTCTTGCCTTGCCCGCCGGACCTTGATGGCGCGCCCACACGAGTGCCGGTGCTCTTCGACGAGTGGATCGACCGGATCACGGCCCGCCGGCGGGTCGTGATCACGATCGACGACCTGCAGTGGGCGGACGATGACACCCTCGATGCGCTGATGTACCTCGCGGCCGGCCCCGATAGGCGCCCGCTGACGCTGGTCGGCACCGTACGCTCGCCGGACGGCGCCCACGAACGTCCGATCGATCGATGGTTGGCCGAGCTTTATCGCATGCCGCGGGTCGAAGTGCTTCATCTCGCGAACCTCACCCGGGAAGACACTGCCGAGCAGATCTCGGCCCTGCTCGCTTGGCCCGCGGACCAGTCGCTCGTCGAGGACGTGTATGACAAGACGAGGGGCCATCCGTATCTCACCGAACTGACCGTGGCCAACGTTCCACCAGGAGCCACTCACCTGCCTCGCGACCTGCCGAGCACACTCAGGTCTGCCGTCCTCGACGCCGTCCGCCAGCTTCCCTCTGAAGCGCAGGTGGTGATGCTCGTCCTCGCCATCGCCGGGCGGCCGTTGGACTTGCCGGCGCTCGCGCGGGTGATCGCAGGCGGCGGCTTCGCCGTTCCCCAGGCCGATGCCGATCTCGGCTCACTTATCGATGAGTCGCTTCGCGCAGGCGTCATCGTGGAACAGTCCGTCGGCTTCTGGTTTCGGCATCCGCTCACCGCGGAGCTCATCGAGTCCGGGCTCTCGCTCAGCGACAGACACCGTTTGCACACGGTCCTGTCGCAGTTCGAGGAGACCGTCACGCCCACGTCGGGTGCAGAGCTCGACCATGCGCTGCGGATCGCCGATCACCACTATCGATCGGGCGTCGTCGAGCGAGCCTATGCGTCGGCCGTCGAGACGTCAGAATCGGCACGGGATGCCGGCGCTTACCCGCAGGAACTTCTGCTGTTGTTGCGCGCGCTTGAGATAGGCCCGACCATCGGCCTGAACGCGCTCCCGCGGTACGAACTTCTGTGCTGCGCACGTCGCGCGGCCCAGGATGCCGGTGCTTCGGACGACGAACTCACGATCATCGACGAGATTCTTACGTCGGAAGAGCTGCCCTCCCTCGTTCGCGCGGAGTTCCTTATGCGTCGAATGAGGCTTAGGGCGATCACCCAGCGAGAGTCACCTCCCGTCACGCAGTGCGAGGCGATCCTCGCGATGACCGGGAGTCATCCCTCGAGCTGGCAGCACGCGCGAGCTCTCTCGATGTGGGTCGACACGAAGCTGGAAACCGGCTTCCCGCTCGAACTCGCCACCCTTGAACGCGCGTCAGAGTCGGCCCTCGCGATCGCCCGTAGCGCGGGCGACGCGCAGACGTTGGCGTGCGCCTTGGTGACCGAAGGCAGGGTGCGATTTGCTCTCGGCGATCGGGCAGCGGCAGCCGAGGCCTACACTGCGGCGATCCCCGTCGCCCTGACTTCTCGGGAGTGGATTGCGTTCAACTCTGCAACCGGCGGACTGACCGACGCCAACGGCGTGTGGTGGAGCGCCGCGTCGGCGCGGATGATGCGGGCCCGTCGCCATGACCTCATCGTCGCTGGGGCGCCCCATGTCTATGTGGCGTGGCTTGCCGGGTCCGAGTCCATCGCGTGGTTGTTCGTCGGCGAGTGGCAGGAGTGTGCCGAGGTACTGCGTTTCGTAGCCGGGCGCGACCCGGGTCCCTACAGTGACGCGGCCGCACGGCTGACCGCGGCACGTCTGGCCGGCCTTCAGGGCGACCAGGCTGCGGCCGAGGCTCACGTTGCCCGTATCGAGGAGCTGTCCGAGACGCATCACCGCTTCTGGTTGATGGGACTGGACACGATCCGGGCAGAAGTGCGGCTAGCCGCACACGATCCCGAGGGAGCGTTCCTCGCGGCGATGGCGGGACTTCACCGCGAGGAGATGCCCGACCTCGCCGAGTGGCTGCCACCTGTCGCCGCGAGAGCATTGGCCGACCTCGCCGAGATCGAGCGAGATCGGGGACAGAGTTCCGCCGCCGCTCTGGACCGGCTCGATCGGCTCCTCGAAGCGCACCCCCGGATCGAGTTCGGCCCCCCACGAGATCAGCGGCCCGCTGCGACGCGGCAGGACGAGGGCTTGGAGCAGAGTTTGATGGTCGCGTTGACGATGCTCTATGCGAGCGAGGTGGCGCGCGCGCGACGCTCCGCGGACGAGCACCGCGCCTGGTCGGGCGCGGTGGACGCGTTAGCGGAAGCACAGCTCCCCTGGGAGGAGGCATATGCGTGCCAACGGCTGGCCGAATCCCTCCTGCGCGGCGCGGGGGGTGCGCGTCGCCTCGGCGGTGCCCGCACCGCGATCGGACGAGGACTTGCGCTAGCGGATCGCTTGCACGCAGCGCCGGTCGCTGCATCTCTTCGCCGACTTGCCACCCTCGCCCACATTCACGTGGAAGTTTCGTCCGGTCCCGTCCCGCCAACACCATCGCCACCGGGTGTGACACATCCCCGCCTTCAATCGCTCACCGTGCGCGAACGAGAAGTGCTCGCTCACATCGTGGCTGGCGAGACATATGCCGAGACGGCAGCGGCGCTGTACATCAGCGAGAAGACCGTCAGCTCCCACGTGTCGCACCTGCTGGCCAAGACGGGCACGTCCAATCGGGTTGAACTCGCACTGCTCGCCGTCCCACCCGCCACGTGA
- a CDS encoding DUF1345 domain-containing protein yields the protein MSSDRPLMPRMAHEGLRNVVSLGLAAAVAVLALIGYALIAPLHFTPDTVALTTFVFWIAYSLGFLILTHTTFGKADAATLRNWLTATNAQSRSLAIPATAAQWAILAVLAVALVLVLPGLLDSPLANALSFAVVITAWLVTVTAYAVHYARLNTQEPSLAFPGELGDQEVFADYYYLAAQLATTFSSSDVSILTTRARSVVTGQTYIGFAFSTFIIALLISVLFLSN from the coding sequence ATGTCGTCGGACCGACCACTCATGCCCCGGATGGCGCATGAGGGATTGCGCAACGTGGTCTCGCTCGGCCTCGCGGCCGCCGTCGCCGTGCTCGCACTGATCGGCTACGCCCTGATCGCACCGCTACACTTCACGCCCGACACCGTCGCGCTCACCACCTTCGTGTTCTGGATCGCGTACTCCCTGGGATTCCTGATCCTCACTCACACCACCTTCGGCAAGGCGGATGCGGCAACTCTTCGCAACTGGCTCACCGCGACGAATGCACAAAGCCGCAGTCTCGCAATCCCAGCCACCGCCGCCCAATGGGCAATCCTGGCTGTGCTCGCCGTCGCCCTCGTCCTGGTACTCCCCGGACTTCTCGACAGTCCGCTCGCCAACGCGCTGAGCTTCGCCGTTGTCATCACAGCATGGCTGGTGACCGTCACTGCTTACGCGGTGCATTACGCCCGCCTGAACACCCAGGAACCATCCCTTGCGTTCCCAGGGGAGCTTGGCGACCAAGAAGTGTTCGCCGACTACTACTACCTCGCTGCGCAGCTCGCGACCACCTTTTCATCCTCAGACGTCAGCATCCTGACCACTCGGGCACGCTCCGTCGTCACCGGACAGACCTACATCGGGTTCGCGTTCAGCACCTTCATCATCGCGCTCCTCATCAGCGTTCTCTTCCTGAGCAACTAA
- a CDS encoding MBL fold metallo-hydrolase encodes MLERLQYEVHTERREGLTRDLPPGNEQWRWVANSATLIRSGREAVLVDTFATIAQNERLIAWIRAHDVELSAVYLTHGHGDHAYGVGQLRAAFPRAAVLATAGTLAELQEQARPQWRDDFWGRLFPGQIPEVAFPDVVEGGFTFAGHDLHIIEAGHTDTVGTTSLWVPDARLIVAGDVVYNATSPYIAETTPETRRHWIAVLERLRDLEPEHVVSGHKQPDRPDSPTDIEATIRYLEDLEDTETTPGEPLGFYERMLAKQPDRANIGSLWGAAKLITAERG; translated from the coding sequence ATGTTGGAACGACTTCAGTACGAGGTGCACACCGAGCGACGCGAGGGGCTGACGCGCGACCTCCCGCCCGGGAACGAGCAGTGGCGATGGGTGGCGAACAGCGCGACGCTCATTCGCAGCGGGCGGGAGGCCGTGCTCGTCGACACATTCGCGACCATCGCTCAGAACGAACGCCTCATCGCATGGATCCGCGCGCATGACGTCGAGCTCTCCGCCGTCTACCTGACGCACGGTCATGGTGACCACGCGTACGGTGTGGGTCAACTGCGTGCCGCATTCCCACGCGCAGCGGTGCTGGCCACGGCCGGAACGCTAGCGGAGTTGCAGGAGCAGGCGCGTCCCCAGTGGCGTGACGACTTCTGGGGCCGCCTCTTCCCCGGCCAGATCCCGGAGGTCGCCTTCCCGGACGTGGTCGAGGGCGGCTTCACCTTCGCGGGCCACGATCTGCACATCATCGAGGCCGGTCACACCGACACGGTGGGAACGACCTCGCTGTGGGTGCCGGACGCGCGGCTCATCGTCGCGGGGGACGTCGTCTACAACGCGACCTCTCCCTACATCGCCGAGACCACACCCGAGACGCGGCGCCACTGGATCGCCGTGTTGGAGCGGCTCCGTGACCTGGAGCCGGAGCACGTGGTGAGCGGGCACAAGCAACCCGACCGGCCCGACAGCCCGACCGACATCGAAGCGACCATCCGCTATCTGGAGGACCTGGAAGACACCGAGACGACACCCGGCGAGCCATTGGGATTCTACGAGCGGATGCTCGCGAAGCAACCCGATCGGGCCAACATCGGCTCGCTGTGGGGCGCAGCGAAGCTCATCACCGCTGAGCGCGGATGA
- a CDS encoding aldo/keto reductase codes for MRRRTFGATGWSVSELALGTMMFGAMGNTDQADSARIINRALDAGINFVDTADVYSEGECEKIVGAAIAQRRDELVLATKFGLPTGVDPNRSGASRRWIIQAVEGSLRRLSTDRIDLYQLHRFDPRTDLSETLSALDDLIRAGKVLAVGTSTFAAEHIVEAQWVAERTRTHRFLSEQPQYSILGRAPERAVFPVAQQYGMGVLTYSPLHSGWLSGRPRTESHRARGWAELHDPTSEAGRRRVRAVEELQRIAADAGLTMPQLAIAFVTTHPAVTSAIIGPRTQEQLDGLLAAADIVLGDDVLDRIDAVVAPGTELHDDSYHATPSALIDPALRRR; via the coding sequence ATGAGACGACGGACGTTCGGCGCGACAGGCTGGTCGGTGAGCGAGCTCGCTCTGGGGACGATGATGTTCGGCGCAATGGGCAACACCGACCAGGCGGACAGCGCGCGGATCATTAATCGGGCACTGGACGCGGGCATCAACTTCGTCGACACCGCAGACGTCTACTCGGAGGGCGAGTGCGAGAAGATCGTCGGCGCCGCGATCGCACAACGGCGCGACGAGCTGGTGCTCGCGACGAAGTTCGGTCTGCCGACGGGGGTAGACCCCAACCGGAGCGGTGCCTCGCGCCGCTGGATCATCCAGGCGGTGGAAGGTAGCCTGCGACGGCTCAGCACCGACCGCATCGACCTGTATCAACTGCACCGGTTCGACCCCCGAACAGATCTGAGCGAGACCCTGTCGGCGCTGGACGACCTGATCCGCGCGGGCAAAGTGCTCGCCGTGGGCACCTCCACCTTCGCAGCGGAACACATCGTCGAGGCTCAGTGGGTGGCCGAGCGCACCCGCACTCACCGCTTCCTGAGCGAGCAGCCGCAGTACTCGATCCTGGGGCGCGCGCCCGAGCGTGCCGTCTTCCCTGTCGCGCAGCAGTACGGGATGGGCGTCCTGACCTACAGCCCGTTGCACAGCGGCTGGCTTTCCGGGCGGCCACGGACGGAGAGCCACCGCGCACGGGGATGGGCGGAACTGCACGATCCGACATCCGAGGCGGGGCGACGCCGGGTGCGTGCGGTGGAGGAGCTTCAGCGGATCGCGGCGGATGCGGGCCTCACCATGCCGCAGCTGGCCATCGCGTTCGTCACCACGCATCCCGCGGTCACCTCGGCGATCATCGGCCCGCGGACGCAGGAACAACTCGACGGGCTGCTCGCCGCCGCCGACATCGTGCTCGGGGACGACGTGCTCGATCGCATCGACGCGGTCGTCGCGCCCGGCACCGAGCTCCACGACGACAGCTACCACGCCACGCCGTCCGCGCTCATCGACCCTGCGCTGCGCCGACGTTGA
- a CDS encoding AraC family transcriptional regulator has product MDGREELRERILRYVGDTIRRDLTDGVSVGVVRYGTRPTATMARPSMTLVAGGVKRTTMGDLEFVYGPGQLFVASLDLPAIGHVAAASPDDPFVVFSFALRPAVIASLLLDTVDVADPPPFTGMAVATASDELIDAVVRMMRLAEDPAGIAALRAPTEHEIVWRLLTGPLGGLVRLIGSADSNVAHISRATTWMRDNLADPVSVEMLARLSGMSVSTFHRRFRATTSMTPIQWQKALRLRQARILLAAGDATVADVASTVGYGSVSQFTREYRRTFGRAPGQDAARLRASAAPATTRAQGLRLDAFSLHLVEQQAVDAAEPSSRAG; this is encoded by the coding sequence ATGGACGGGCGCGAAGAGCTGCGCGAGCGCATTCTGCGGTACGTCGGTGACACGATCCGGCGTGATCTCACGGACGGCGTCAGCGTCGGCGTGGTCCGCTACGGCACCCGGCCGACCGCCACGATGGCGCGGCCCTCCATGACCCTGGTCGCGGGTGGGGTAAAACGCACCACCATGGGTGACCTCGAATTCGTGTACGGGCCCGGTCAGCTCTTCGTCGCATCGCTCGATCTGCCCGCGATCGGCCACGTTGCGGCTGCCTCGCCCGACGATCCGTTCGTGGTCTTCAGCTTCGCGCTCCGCCCCGCGGTCATCGCCTCCCTGCTGCTGGACACGGTCGACGTCGCCGACCCGCCACCGTTCACCGGGATGGCCGTCGCAACGGCGTCGGACGAGCTGATCGACGCGGTCGTGCGGATGATGCGCCTCGCCGAAGACCCGGCCGGCATCGCGGCGCTGCGTGCACCGACGGAGCACGAGATCGTCTGGCGCCTGCTCACCGGCCCACTCGGCGGACTCGTACGGCTGATCGGCTCGGCGGACAGCAACGTCGCGCACATCTCCCGCGCCACCACCTGGATGCGTGACAACCTCGCGGATCCGGTATCCGTGGAGATGCTCGCACGGCTGAGCGGAATGAGCGTGTCGACCTTCCACCGCCGGTTCCGGGCGACCACATCGATGACGCCGATCCAGTGGCAGAAGGCGCTACGGCTCCGGCAGGCAAGGATCCTGCTCGCCGCGGGCGACGCGACCGTAGCGGACGTCGCGTCCACGGTCGGGTACGGCAGCGTGTCGCAGTTCACCCGAGAGTACCGGCGCACCTTCGGGCGTGCACCGGGGCAGGATGCCGCACGCCTCCGCGCAAGCGCCGCACCCGCGACCACCCGGGCGCAGGGCCTCCGACTCGACGCGTTCAGCCTCCACCTCGTGGAGCAGCAGGCCGTGGATGCGGCAGAACCGAGCTCACGGGCCGGCTGA
- a CDS encoding low temperature requirement protein A, with translation MNARSRPTPGALPGRASPFELLFDLVFVFTITQVTHVVIEEPDFLGAYKAVILLALVYCVYDGYIWLMNQGATSSAVTRAVLLIAMAGFLIIAVAIPRAFGAGQWAFTISFLVLMVLHHALFLIVGSAGNVRGILRIGPFNIVAAIVLVASGLLGESGALWLFPLALVIILANVLTNRRGGFELGAAHLIERHGLLMLIAFGEAIVAVGATLSRQPLDAFSLGAATLTVAVVGGLWSTYFPSGDLARTEHGVEDRDARSRTMLAITAFYGDHLGMMVGLVLFAAGSGLSIQRSGETPLGAGLLAAVGIAIYLASQALYRVELGLGRVAPRLVGTAAAAAVAVASFGLGPLVELALLLVVVATVASWGPLAHATQRRRAQAAHGGSESAGP, from the coding sequence ATGAACGCACGATCGCGACCGACACCGGGCGCGCTCCCTGGGCGGGCGAGCCCGTTCGAGTTGCTGTTCGACCTGGTGTTCGTGTTCACGATCACGCAGGTCACCCATGTGGTCATCGAGGAGCCGGATTTCCTAGGCGCCTACAAGGCGGTCATTCTGCTCGCGCTCGTGTACTGCGTCTACGACGGGTACATCTGGCTGATGAATCAGGGGGCGACCTCCAGCGCTGTGACCCGCGCGGTGCTGCTGATCGCCATGGCGGGGTTCCTCATCATCGCGGTCGCGATCCCCAGGGCGTTCGGTGCGGGGCAGTGGGCCTTCACGATCTCATTCCTCGTGCTCATGGTCCTCCACCACGCGTTGTTCCTCATCGTCGGGTCGGCCGGCAACGTGCGCGGCATTCTCCGCATCGGTCCGTTCAACATCGTGGCGGCGATCGTCCTCGTCGCCTCCGGCCTGCTGGGCGAGTCCGGCGCGCTGTGGCTCTTCCCCCTGGCACTCGTGATCATCCTCGCCAACGTGCTCACCAACCGCCGTGGCGGCTTCGAGCTCGGCGCCGCCCACCTGATCGAACGCCACGGCCTGTTGATGCTGATCGCCTTCGGCGAGGCGATCGTCGCCGTCGGGGCCACCTTGTCGCGGCAACCGCTGGATGCGTTCTCATTGGGCGCCGCGACCCTCACCGTCGCCGTCGTGGGCGGACTGTGGTCGACGTACTTCCCGTCGGGTGACCTCGCCAGGACGGAGCACGGGGTGGAGGACCGCGACGCGAGGAGCCGGACGATGCTCGCGATCACCGCATTTTACGGTGATCACCTCGGCATGATGGTCGGCCTCGTCCTGTTCGCCGCCGGGAGCGGCCTGTCGATCCAGCGCAGCGGGGAGACGCCCCTCGGCGCGGGGCTGCTGGCGGCCGTCGGTATCGCAATCTATCTGGCGAGCCAAGCGCTGTACCGCGTCGAGCTCGGGCTCGGGCGGGTGGCGCCGAGGCTCGTGGGAACCGCGGCTGCGGCGGCGGTGGCCGTCGCCAGTTTCGGCCTGGGTCCGCTCGTCGAGCTGGCGCTGCTGCTCGTCGTGGTCGCGACCGTCGCGTCGTGGGGCCCGCTGGCGCATGCCACCCAGCGGCGCCGCGCCCAAGCCGCTCACGGGGGATCGGAATCAGCCGGCCCGTGA
- a CDS encoding transcriptional regulator produces the protein MTSRQLDPVIHADARLRVMTALNTIGEGNSMTFPKLRAILGMTAGNLSVHLRKLEDAGYITQEKTIQGRTSATFLGITAQGRAAFLNYRQTLIDLLTE, from the coding sequence ATGACAAGCCGGCAGCTCGACCCGGTCATTCATGCCGATGCCCGCCTGCGCGTGATGACCGCGCTGAACACGATCGGCGAGGGAAACTCCATGACCTTCCCGAAGCTGCGTGCGATCCTCGGCATGACTGCCGGCAACCTGTCGGTGCATCTACGCAAGCTTGAGGACGCTGGTTACATAACTCAGGAGAAGACGATTCAGGGGCGCACGAGCGCAACCTTCCTTGGGATCACCGCGCAAGGTCGGGCGGCGTTCCTCAACTACCGGCAGACCCTTATCGATCTCCTCACCGAATGA
- a CDS encoding thioester domain-containing protein, producing MAALTFAFLPVGGPAQARLTDESPVIESPDGPNTDVEVTGLGPGARLTGGYPATPTPQDPMAPYPAAPPAGYTLGGGFTALINTVSVTDPTLTAEMYCIDVRTGTLIGGGYENGTWDESNVQNLGYVAYILNNFYPAFPAEPAGLASEGEQAAAVQSAIWYFTDGFILDAASPIRAATAGVIAAAQLNGPVTEPPPPAVSITPPAAAAPAGSAAGPFTVTTDAPSVTLSVPAGYTMYGDAAATAPLPNPYTTTTGAQVWVGSGTDAVDETLLSARAVVTVQRGRVYLYDGLAPGVDDLQKLVLAETATLEATAQAPVQFFEAASLTVNKAFAGAGVGQQGASQLTVDCGDGVARVADIPQGASTAQVFTFEGIAVGATCLIDEPATGETTAVTVTTDAPQSVPIPEAGATATITNTVTVRPGALDVTKVIAGPQAGLQGEITLDVVCGTALSETVVIPAGAAAGTYTETFSELPAGTECTITETATGETAAVVVVSDGPVTVTVAPGAGVAAAVTDTVTYRPGSLSVSKVLTGALAGQQGQITLAVDCGAALADTVIIPAGAAAGTYTETFTELPAGTACTVTEPVSGETSAVRVFSSGTANATIQPGTDSTVELTNTVTQRATLSARLPATGSEILMPLLWVGGAAAAAGALLLLMGTVSRRRSATSARD from the coding sequence ATGGCCGCTCTCACCTTCGCCTTCCTCCCGGTCGGTGGGCCCGCTCAAGCGAGGCTCACCGACGAGAGTCCCGTCATCGAATCGCCGGACGGACCGAACACCGATGTCGAGGTGACCGGCCTCGGACCCGGAGCGAGGTTGACGGGAGGGTATCCGGCCACCCCGACGCCGCAGGATCCGATGGCGCCCTACCCCGCGGCACCCCCTGCGGGGTACACCCTGGGCGGCGGCTTCACCGCGCTGATCAATACCGTGAGCGTGACAGATCCGACACTGACCGCCGAGATGTACTGCATCGACGTCCGCACCGGAACCCTGATCGGCGGCGGTTACGAGAACGGAACGTGGGACGAATCGAACGTCCAGAACCTCGGGTACGTCGCCTACATTCTGAACAACTTCTACCCCGCGTTCCCCGCTGAACCGGCGGGTCTGGCGTCCGAAGGCGAGCAGGCCGCCGCCGTGCAATCGGCCATCTGGTACTTCACGGACGGCTTCATCCTGGACGCAGCCTCGCCGATACGGGCAGCGACGGCAGGAGTCATCGCGGCCGCGCAGCTCAACGGCCCGGTGACCGAGCCGCCTCCCCCGGCGGTATCCATCACCCCGCCCGCTGCCGCCGCGCCGGCGGGATCGGCGGCCGGCCCGTTCACCGTGACAACGGACGCCCCCAGCGTGACCCTCTCCGTGCCCGCCGGGTACACGATGTACGGTGACGCGGCCGCCACCGCTCCTCTCCCCAACCCCTACACGACCACCACGGGGGCCCAGGTGTGGGTGGGCAGCGGAACCGACGCGGTGGACGAGACGCTGCTGAGCGCTCGAGCGGTCGTAACCGTCCAGCGCGGGCGGGTGTACCTCTATGACGGCCTGGCACCGGGCGTCGATGACTTGCAAAAACTCGTCCTTGCTGAAACCGCCACGTTGGAGGCGACCGCCCAGGCGCCTGTCCAGTTCTTCGAGGCGGCCAGCCTGACCGTCAACAAGGCTTTCGCGGGGGCCGGAGTGGGCCAACAAGGGGCAAGTCAGCTGACCGTAGATTGCGGTGACGGCGTGGCGCGGGTAGCGGACATCCCGCAGGGCGCGTCCACGGCCCAGGTCTTCACCTTCGAGGGCATCGCCGTCGGGGCGACGTGCCTGATCGACGAACCAGCGACGGGAGAGACCACCGCGGTGACGGTGACCACTGACGCGCCGCAGAGCGTTCCGATACCAGAGGCGGGGGCGACGGCGACGATCACGAACACGGTGACCGTCCGTCCGGGAGCGCTCGATGTCACCAAGGTGATCGCGGGCCCGCAGGCAGGTCTCCAAGGCGAGATCACCCTCGATGTGGTGTGCGGCACCGCCCTCAGCGAGACGGTCGTCATCCCCGCAGGCGCGGCCGCCGGCACGTACACCGAGACATTCAGCGAACTCCCTGCCGGCACCGAGTGCACGATCACCGAGACGGCCACGGGTGAGACAGCCGCGGTGGTCGTCGTTTCCGACGGCCCGGTCACCGTCACCGTCGCGCCCGGCGCCGGGGTGGCTGCCGCCGTCACCGACACCGTGACGTACCGGCCGGGCTCGCTGAGCGTCAGCAAGGTCCTCACCGGCGCACTGGCCGGCCAGCAGGGACAGATCACCCTCGCCGTGGACTGCGGAGCGGCGCTCGCCGACACCGTGATCATCCCGGCGGGAGCGGCAGCGGGAACCTACACCGAGACCTTCACCGAACTGCCCGCGGGCACCGCGTGCACCGTCACCGAGCCGGTCTCCGGCGAGACGAGCGCCGTACGCGTCTTCTCCAGCGGCACGGCGAACGCCACGATCCAGCCGGGCACCGACTCGACGGTCGAGCTGACCAACACCGTGACCCAGCGAGCGACCCTCTCGGCGCGGCTGCCCGCCACGGGTTCGGAGATCTTGATGCCTCTGCTGTGGGTCGGTGGCGCCGCCGCCGCTGCCGGCGCGCTGCTGCTCCTGATGGGCACCGTCTCCCGCCGCAGGAGCGCAACTTCGGCGCGGGACTGA